The Drosophila simulans strain w501 chromosome 3R, Prin_Dsim_3.1, whole genome shotgun sequence genome contains the following window.
ATAAACTCTGATGCTGCAGTGACTTTGATTGTGCGGTTTTCGTTTTGTTCTTAATTAGCGGAATTTCAATTGACGGTCACGACTCGTGATTCACGTGCTGAGGTTAATTTAAGCCGGCTAGACGAGAAAAATAAGCATACGCAGTGCTGTCGTCAACCTGCGAAGATGTATGCGTTTGcttggcaaacatttgttatatTCACAAAAGATCgctgttttgcatttaattagaacatttaattattgctCATAAATGTACAAGTTTTCTATTATGTGAATTTTCTATTTAGgagaattttttatattaaaataatagcttatattatttgaattatttttatttagagTTTACGATGATGTTTAATGAAACTTTTTTATAACGCAAAAGTGAGATCTTAGTTGGCTGTAGAATACACAAATTCTAGGTCGTATCACTATAGCCTTGACTTTTGCTTTTCGTCGTATTAGGTTTGACTCGACCTGATATTCGTCAGTCTACAGCTAGGAAGTATAGGAACAACATCGTTCttccaaaattaaaaaaaaaaaatatataatatttataaaaagtgaaaaacataGTAAAACACTCAGAAACAAGGTAACAAAAAGTGAAAGCACAAAGTGAATAGTCTCAATACTGTTTGAATGTAACATTTTCTCTGTTTCCTTAAGGAACGATGTCCAACGTTATTAAGAAGGTGATTCCCATGCTGGACCGCATTCTAATCCAGCGTTTCGAGGTGAAGACCACCACCGCGGGCGGCATCCTGCTGCCCGAGGAGTCGGTGCCCAAGGAGATGCAGGGCGTTGTGGTTGCCGTCGGACCCGGAGCCCGCAATCCTGCTGGAGCTGGACACTTGTCCGTTGGCGTCAAGGAGGGCGATCGCGTGCTGCTGCCCAAATACGGTGGCACCAAGGTCGATATGGACGACAAGCGCGAGTATGTCCTGTTCCGCGAGAGCGACATCCTTGCTAAACTAGAATAGATCTGCAACAACTTCTCAAACCCCAAAGCCAAGACGATATACATATAATGCTGAAACCACTACTCATCCTCCTAATTGCGTTCGAAACTAAATGATTATAATGAAATGTTATATTTGGTAGATGGCCAAACTACacactccacacacttcatcCGACTATGAAACATGTCGCGCCTGCTCTTATAGCTACCACTCACACTGCCAAATCGTGTAAGGACAGGCCAAATAAACCACTGTAGAGGTGCCATTTGTGTTTTatcaaaatatcaaaattcTTTTTCTGCCTGCTATGAAATAAGACAAGGGAGACCATGTTTTGTACCTTGACCTTCGCTCTGATTCAGAGGCGTAGTAAAGGAGATATTTTACGATGAAGGCACTTTTCAATATTGCCCCAAAAAGTGTGCTATGGCATAAACTTTTAAGATGGAGCTATTCTATGGGATTCCCCTTACTATGCAACTGTTACTCCCACACTATGCCATACTGCCCACCCACTGTGCCCTAGTCCACTCTGAACCACCAAACGCCACCCACTCGGCAGCCTGTTGCGTGGGCTCCTCCGTCTAACAGCTCATTGGCAGATGGATGGCTTCGGTTCCGTTCGGATTTCTTCGTGCTGGAGGCTCTGCAGTCGGCAGTACCGTTCGTATTGGCTGACCCGTTATCTCCGCGGCGGACTAACGGTGAATGTGCGGTGCGTACCGTTCTTCTAAGCTATAAAAGCCGTTGGCCGACCGCACTTTGTTGGCAATTCGAAGAGCGTTGGCACCTGACTCTGATCaacaagtggcaagtggaaagtAGAAAGTCCTAGCACGCGGTGAAGTGTTCGGTTTCTGAAAAGTTCACTAAAAGTTACCAAAAGAAAATTTCGAAAGAAAATTATAACTGACGTCGGACAATTTGCGTGCAGCTTgcgaaataatatttattgaaaaatgtgGTACAGCAAGTGCAGTTGGACATTGGTAGTGTTGGTGGCGCTCTTTGCTCTCGTGACAGGtaaaataatacttttaaaaatgtttaaatggtTGAatgatttgttatttaaaGCCTGCGTTTAAACTTAAGATCTAATCAAGAATGTTGATTGAGTGTTGATTAAGAGCGTTATTTTAATGTCTGATATACATAAGTAcaatcatatatttttatgccttgaaattcaaataatactTCCTTAATTAAAACAGTTAATGTACATTTTGGTTCATACAGAAAATGGATTTCAAAAAGATTCCAATCATTGCTTGTGGATTTCTTATATTAAGATATTAATTAATGTCTTGGCATAATATGATAATCAAGATATATAGGAAACAGATAAAATTATGTAAGTTTTCCCATTGTctatcatttttaatatttttaaaattgaaaaattgggGAGAAATAATTATCTCAATAATTTGAAGTTCAAATTTTGAAGATCATTTTTTCTTAATCtaaaacatatatttcaaCAAAATAGCAATAACACAAAGTACCCCACCGAGTTACATACTTTTGGGCGGAGGTGCTgatgaaattaaatgttttgctTAGTCACCTAGTTCGAAGAATTCGGGTGACTATCTAGACCATAAAAATACCAAACTACTAGCTGATTAACTAACTGGTAATACGTGTTATGAATATCATGGTCATCCGGGTAAACTCCAGCTCCCATTTTCCGATCTCACCCTCCCCTCCTCTTCCATTTGCGCCTCTAATCCGCTTTATCAGTTGGAGTTTTATGCACATTTTCCTGTTGATACGCCTTTGTTTGCTTGCCTGCCCGGCGGCTTCcctttttggggtttttctACGTACTTTCCTTACTCACTGCGAATGCAGACTAGCAGGCGGAAGCCCGGGGATCGGGGAAATAGGGCTTTCCACCGCGGGTTGGAGAGATCAGGGGCTCGATTTCACCATCGGAACCGACACACTCCCCTGCCAACACGCTTTTAACGCTTTCGATTGCCATCGTAAATTAATCCGAACTGCGTGCCAAACACCATCACacggataaaaaatatttagcaagATTTTAatggttaaaaaatataatattttaaaatattaaaaataaaatactttaactaaaagtttaaaaatataaagaaaatagtTCATATTTGTATGATCTGATATTTAAATACGTTAATAGCTTACTAAGTTCTTAAATTTAGtttgaaatacaaaaagaaCACTCAaggtaaaaatatataaataatgtttttagCTGAAATAGAAACCACTGATTCCATCCCATATTTTTCTGCGTGCATCCGTGACACGGTGGTAATGGAAATTCACGTAGTTTGGAAACCCACGGAGTTGCGTAAAGAGCGTCAGCAagaatggaaaaataaaaacgcaaacCCATCCCGAACGTGTGAACCCGTCAAGCTGTGCCGCCTGCAGGCGTTGCAATTGTGGGTTTCGCCTCCGGTTagatagatacatatatactcaCTCCGCGATTCCCATGCAGATTGGCCATGGCCGAAAGAACAGCCTTCCTGCCGCGGAAAAATGCGAATTGGGTTAGGTTCAGGTCGAATGGCGATGGGCGAATTTGCCAAATTATTTTGTGAGTGTAGACGACAAGTTTATCTTGACAAATGACTATTTGGGTTTTCATGGTTTCAATTCATAACATCTGATCTGCCCTTCAATCAGTGAGCGAAATGCTGATAAGGCAAATAATTAATGCGTTCGTATAGGAATCGtggatatatttaatttatatcaataaatGCCTTTTCTCTCTAGCATAAATTTTGTTGATATCTCAGAATGTCATgacaaaattataattaacagCTCACTATTAagcaattaaagaaattaaatcaCACCTCTAATGTGGTCGCAATGACTTTATTCTGCTCGGGGATTCCCCGAAAAAAATTAGACGACACTTAGATAGCCGCAGTGCGTTATTAACCCACTGCTGCTAAAATTCCCCATTAAATGGGGTTTTCTGTTAAATTGCGTCGCACTTTCAGGTCATAAAAATAGACATTATTCAGAAGTGGAGACGCCAACGCTGGCCAAGATCAAGGATATGGCTATTAAAATGCTCTGGTCAAGTTAATTAGGTATCTCTGCTGCTGACTGGGAAGGGCCATGGCATGGGTGTGGAATTCCGCTGAAGAGGGCCATTAAAATGGGGGCTGGGAACTCGTTTAATGACAGCCCTTCGATGCGGCGACCCCAAAAAGGCTTCGATGTCGGCAATCGCTATCTCTGATGGCCGCCATGGCTGTCAACAAGTGTGGGTTCCATATGCACGGCTACGCA
Protein-coding sequences here:
- the LOC27206467 gene encoding 10 kDa heat shock protein, mitochondrial; this translates as MSNVIKKVIPMLDRILIQRFEVKTTTAGGILLPEESVPKEMQGVVVAVGPGARNPAGAGHLSVGVKEGDRVLLPKYGGTKVDMDDKREYVLFRESDILAKLE